In Maridesulfovibrio sp., a single genomic region encodes these proteins:
- a CDS encoding LacI family DNA-binding transcriptional regulator, producing MAQSLKKQRSNTIGVIVPEIRHHFFATVISGIENVAYDAGFIIIVCQSDETLQREITNTRALAANRVAGLIMAISLETTTFEHMKAVMKQGIPLVQFDRVVPELNTGKVIIDDFRAAYKITSHLIDCGYKRIGFLAGREGIALNQLRFNGYMQALKNYGIPYYPELHTGTGGCREEDGRIGADMYLAMGNPPDAILAINDPVAVGAFCRFREAGLRIPDDIALAGFSGSPESALIDPPLTTINQPAFEMGRTAAALILKQLNSIDENFIPETVTLKTELLMRGSSLRREQD from the coding sequence ATTGCCCAGAGCCTGAAAAAACAGCGCAGCAACACCATAGGCGTTATCGTTCCTGAAATCCGGCATCATTTTTTTGCCACCGTCATCAGCGGTATAGAAAACGTTGCCTACGATGCCGGATTCATCATCATAGTCTGCCAGTCCGACGAAACCCTGCAACGCGAAATAACGAATACCAGAGCGCTTGCCGCCAACAGGGTCGCCGGATTGATAATGGCCATTTCACTGGAAACCACGACCTTCGAACACATGAAGGCCGTCATGAAGCAGGGAATTCCATTAGTGCAGTTCGACAGGGTCGTCCCGGAACTGAATACCGGAAAGGTGATTATCGACGATTTCAGGGCGGCATACAAGATCACAAGCCACCTGATCGACTGCGGATACAAGCGCATAGGTTTTCTGGCCGGACGGGAAGGAATCGCACTCAACCAGTTGCGTTTCAACGGCTACATGCAGGCGCTCAAAAATTACGGCATTCCGTACTATCCGGAGCTGCATACGGGTACAGGCGGCTGCAGGGAGGAAGACGGCCGCATTGGAGCCGATATGTATCTGGCCATGGGGAATCCTCCTGACGCAATACTAGCCATCAACGATCCTGTCGCGGTCGGAGCGTTCTGCAGATTCCGTGAAGCCGGTCTGCGCATTCCGGATGATATTGCCCTGGCCGGATTCTCAGGTTCACCGGAATCGGCCCTGATAGATCCCCCACTTACAACCATCAACCAGCCGGCGTTCGAAATGGGACGCACAGCCGCGGCCCTGATATTGAAACAGCTGAACAGCATTGATGAAAATTTCATACCGGAAACAGTCACCCTGAAAACGGAGCTTCTGATGCGGGGCTCAAGCCTCAGGAGGGAACAGGATTGA
- a CDS encoding LacI family DNA-binding transcriptional regulator → MTLKDLARKLGISPSTVSRALHNHPDISDRTKRLVMDAAENTVISRTRLPRA, encoded by the coding sequence ATGACCCTGAAAGACCTGGCCAGAAAACTGGGCATATCGCCATCGACAGTTTCGCGGGCCCTGCACAATCATCCTGACATCAGCGACAGGACCAAGCGGCTGGTTATGGATGCTGCGGAAAATACGGTTATCAGCCGAACCCGATTGCCCAGAGCCTGA
- a CDS encoding galactokinase family protein, whose amino-acid sequence MLPVDILRAQLEQGDFDRELSLIHSGSRLKKSGNRLERLLKRMAETFSPQKAGIASAPGRTEMGGNHTDHNHGRVLAAAINLDCLAVFSEANSSDKDTVTILSENYERPIIVNLSDTSPREEEKETSEAIVRGVADGFRRSGFKISGFNACVSSTIPAGTGLSSSAAFEVLVGRIFNHLFNNSSIGPLDIARIAKRAENIHFGKPCGFMDQMACSFEGILSIDFKNPDNPGIKRVTPGFGQHDCTNDFYGTGYRLCVLNTGGSHADLTPDYAAIPSEMTAAANSLGHTEARGITTAEVLDNIDIIRKQAGDRALLRLFHFIGEDERAVLQAEALLSGDMTGFLRLVEESGNSSSHLLQNCYSTTDPSAQPIPLALHLTGLLLDSKGVARIHGGGFAGTIQAYVHESCFDKYRRTMEKIFGTGSLIELMIRQPGHEFLTAGPKAGR is encoded by the coding sequence ATGCTGCCGGTTGATATTCTGCGCGCACAGCTTGAACAGGGAGACTTCGACCGTGAGTTGTCTCTCATCCATTCCGGTTCAAGGCTCAAGAAATCCGGAAACCGTCTGGAGCGCCTGCTCAAACGCATGGCTGAGACCTTCAGTCCGCAAAAGGCCGGAATCGCCAGTGCTCCAGGCAGAACAGAAATGGGCGGAAATCATACCGACCACAATCATGGCAGGGTGCTTGCTGCCGCAATAAATCTGGACTGTCTGGCTGTTTTCTCGGAAGCCAATTCCTCAGACAAAGACACGGTGACCATCCTTTCCGAAAATTACGAAAGACCCATCATTGTAAATCTTTCGGACACTTCCCCGAGGGAGGAAGAAAAAGAAACCAGCGAGGCCATCGTCCGCGGTGTGGCCGACGGGTTCCGCCGGTCCGGGTTCAAAATTTCCGGATTCAATGCCTGTGTCTCCAGTACGATTCCGGCAGGAACGGGCCTCAGCTCCTCGGCCGCTTTCGAAGTCCTTGTCGGACGTATCTTCAATCATCTTTTCAACAACAGCAGTATCGGCCCTCTGGATATAGCCAGAATTGCCAAACGGGCTGAAAACATCCACTTCGGCAAGCCGTGCGGGTTCATGGATCAGATGGCCTGCTCCTTCGAAGGCATCCTGAGCATAGATTTCAAGAACCCGGATAACCCCGGCATAAAAAGGGTGACACCCGGATTCGGTCAGCATGACTGTACCAACGATTTTTACGGAACAGGCTACCGGCTGTGCGTTCTGAATACAGGGGGCAGCCATGCCGATCTGACCCCGGATTACGCGGCAATCCCCTCTGAGATGACTGCGGCGGCAAACAGCCTTGGGCATACTGAAGCCAGAGGGATCACCACAGCCGAAGTGTTGGACAACATAGACATCATTCGCAAGCAGGCCGGTGACAGGGCTCTGTTACGACTGTTCCATTTCATCGGCGAAGATGAGCGGGCAGTATTACAGGCCGAAGCCCTGCTGTCCGGAGATATGACCGGTTTCCTTCGGCTCGTTGAGGAGTCCGGCAATTCTTCCAGCCACCTGTTGCAGAACTGCTACAGCACTACGGACCCGTCAGCACAACCCATCCCGCTTGCCCTGCATCTGACCGGACTGCTGCTTGATTCCAAGGGAGTAGCCAGAATTCACGGCGGGGGATTTGCGGGAACCATACAGGCATATGTTCACGAATCCTGTTTTGATAAATATCGCAGGACCATGGAAAAAATTTTCGGGACTGGTTCCTTGATTGAACTGATGATTCGACAGCCGGGACATGAATTCCTGACTGCCGGACCGAAGGCAGGCAGATAA
- a CDS encoding UDP-glucose--hexose-1-phosphate uridylyltransferase: protein MTKELQEHPHKRFNPLTGEWVLVSPHRTKRPWQGRQEKTTGPEKPEYDPDCYLCPGNVRNTGDTNPSYEDIFVFDNDFPALLADSINGFSDEDGLLRAEPENGICRVVCFSPRHDLTLSRMQPKNVRRVVDAWCAQFRELGARDDIGYVQIFENRGDIMGCSNPHPHGQIWATGSVPVIPAAEDSRQREFMENRGKCMLCRYLEKELESGERIIFENGSFAALVPFWAVWPFETMILPKTHMGTLTDMDDRQKDDLAEALVRMGIRFDNLFETSFPYSMGIHQSPVDGRNGDHWHWHIHYYPPLLRSATVRKFMVGFEMLGMPQRDITAEQSAKRLREMPETHFMDGEN from the coding sequence ATGACAAAAGAGCTTCAGGAACACCCTCACAAAAGATTCAATCCCCTTACCGGGGAATGGGTGCTGGTCTCTCCGCACAGGACAAAACGACCCTGGCAGGGCCGTCAGGAAAAGACGACCGGTCCGGAAAAACCGGAATACGATCCGGATTGTTACCTGTGCCCCGGCAATGTTCGCAATACCGGCGACACAAATCCTTCCTACGAAGATATTTTTGTATTCGACAACGATTTCCCCGCCCTGCTGGCCGACTCCATAAACGGTTTTTCCGATGAAGACGGATTGCTTCGCGCGGAACCTGAAAACGGAATATGCCGGGTGGTCTGTTTTTCTCCCCGCCACGACCTGACTCTTTCCCGTATGCAGCCCAAAAACGTCCGCAGGGTTGTCGATGCGTGGTGCGCACAGTTCCGGGAGTTGGGAGCGCGGGATGACATCGGCTATGTCCAGATTTTCGAAAACCGCGGGGATATAATGGGTTGCTCCAATCCCCACCCGCACGGGCAGATCTGGGCTACAGGTTCTGTTCCGGTAATTCCGGCAGCAGAAGATTCAAGACAGCGTGAGTTCATGGAAAACCGCGGCAAGTGTATGCTCTGCCGCTATCTGGAAAAGGAACTGGAATCCGGCGAGCGTATAATTTTCGAGAACGGATCATTTGCGGCACTGGTCCCCTTCTGGGCGGTCTGGCCGTTCGAGACCATGATTCTGCCCAAAACGCATATGGGAACGCTGACCGACATGGACGACCGGCAAAAGGACGACCTTGCCGAAGCTCTCGTACGCATGGGCATACGGTTCGACAATCTGTTTGAAACCTCATTCCCCTACTCCATGGGAATACACCAAAGCCCTGTTGACGGCAGAAACGGAGATCACTGGCACTGGCACATCCACTATTATCCTCCGTTGCTGCGCTCGGCCACTGTGCGCAAATTCATGGTCGGTTTCGAAATGCTGGGCATGCCGCAACGGGATATAACCGCTGAGCAGAGCGCAAAACGCCTGCGCGAAATGCCGGAAACTCATTTCATGGATGGGGAAAACTGA
- a CDS encoding substrate-binding domain-containing protein, translating to MRLSGCREHIAILAVLAAVLLTVLVSCAGNEPAHKRELLIYCGITMIKPMTEIAKIIEEEYNCKIHITKGGSGNLLKSLKANQLGDLYLPGSDSYIKTCIQEGLVTEAVHVGFNKAAMMTREGNPKNIPAALESLADPRYYVVIGDPDSGSIGRETKKILVKRGLFEQVVGNAKQLTTDSKDLIRVLKDKEADLVINWYATSTWPENRDSVSVLPIDDRYAQKKKLMLGLLRFSKHPDIAKAFMKYATLEKGREIFNKYGLYDVK from the coding sequence ATGAGGTTGTCCGGTTGTCGTGAACATATTGCAATTTTAGCCGTTTTGGCAGCTGTGCTGTTGACGGTGCTGGTTTCGTGTGCGGGAAATGAACCTGCGCATAAACGTGAACTGTTGATTTATTGCGGTATCACCATGATAAAACCGATGACTGAAATAGCTAAAATAATTGAGGAAGAATACAACTGCAAAATACATATCACCAAAGGCGGGTCCGGAAATCTTCTCAAGTCATTGAAGGCCAACCAGCTTGGGGATCTTTATCTGCCGGGCTCTGATTCATATATAAAAACATGCATCCAGGAAGGGTTGGTTACCGAGGCTGTCCATGTCGGGTTCAACAAGGCTGCCATGATGACACGGGAAGGCAATCCCAAGAATATCCCTGCCGCGTTGGAAAGTCTGGCTGATCCCCGCTATTATGTGGTGATAGGTGATCCGGATAGCGGCAGCATAGGGCGCGAGACAAAGAAGATACTGGTGAAAAGAGGCTTGTTTGAGCAGGTCGTAGGCAATGCCAAGCAACTGACAACTGATTCAAAAGACCTTATCCGTGTATTGAAGGATAAAGAGGCCGATCTGGTCATCAACTGGTATGCCACGTCCACATGGCCGGAAAACAGAGATTCGGTGTCTGTGCTGCCTATTGATGATCGATATGCGCAAAAGAAGAAATTGATGTTGGGATTGCTGAGATTTTCAAAGCACCCGGATATCGCAAAAGCTTTTATGAAATACGCCACTCTTGAGAAAGGGCGTGAGATATTTAACAAATACGGCCTTTATGATGTCAAATAG
- a CDS encoding PAS domain-containing sensor histidine kinase codes for MSNSRLPSLFEKTVIRKVVYLSLTFLLSFVVFFAVENLHFKAVSGFQERIENQQARASLGKALLSRLLMIELDLRKLGEAEDVRTVDIIQDAVFDYIKSISEVLKILHNGGTFVNSRPANFYNVDHVDEKINFSRGSEDGYVMEVIDLTPKIIDLKDEVEWIASRKRELIDAGNGPDARELEDRISIKMMTVEALILRARESASKIFYDTQLEIKQLTHLRQEAFQRFSMIRFGLLGFTLLIGGLLFFRIFHQLRNILNDREHKTRNLEETKQTIETILDSIPVGVVIVNSDKEVVRTNSEALRLFEAKGPDDVLHRKCSNLFCLSAESELCPFEADLSPNHVAEIKVKTCRGREITVLKNATHISFAGERLVLEAFMDISPRLEMENRLQEEQMYVNAVLQGVQAGVVVIHAASHTIVDMNEAAARLIGVERSEAIGAVCHKYICPAELGRCPVTDLGHTVDHAVRRLANGKSVLKSVVPLQRGGELYLLENFVDITERVDVEEQLKTALAAADKASRAKSEFLSRMSHELRTPLNAIVGFSELLLDDKDKFLSSHQYAQVEHIKVAGLHLMQMITKVLDFSKIESGNMIVSIEPVSIHGIVSECMVLLEQFAVQSDVSVSIDSGLAGLPSVEADRTCLKQVVLNLMSNAVKYNKAGGDVRVCGKLSSGFVMLQVEDTGIGIPESRLDEIFDPFTRLIDEASAIEGTGVGLAITKQLVESMNGSIRVESREGAGSVFSLSLPVSSVSEEEGQYGVEKEHDGLTIVYIDDDQDSIAEMRKLTTGFGSCTLVVRRNIESGLKAVQLMKPDICILTDRFYGGWGDDWKDVLSSLPLAVLRSDGDTGPADGVPSLTKNFNPDNLLEIIDNFWGSKHG; via the coding sequence ATGTCAAATAGCAGATTGCCGAGCCTGTTTGAAAAGACGGTAATACGGAAAGTAGTCTACCTCAGTCTTACTTTCCTGTTGTCTTTCGTGGTCTTTTTTGCCGTTGAAAATCTTCATTTTAAGGCTGTATCCGGTTTTCAGGAGCGGATTGAGAATCAGCAGGCCCGAGCTTCACTCGGTAAAGCCCTTCTTTCCAGACTGCTGATGATAGAACTGGACCTGCGCAAGCTCGGCGAAGCGGAAGATGTGCGTACCGTTGATATAATTCAGGACGCAGTCTTTGATTATATCAAAAGCATCTCTGAAGTGCTGAAAATACTTCATAACGGCGGAACATTCGTCAATTCCCGTCCGGCCAATTTTTATAACGTCGATCATGTTGATGAGAAAATCAATTTCAGCCGAGGGTCGGAAGACGGATACGTGATGGAGGTTATTGACCTCACTCCCAAGATTATTGATTTGAAAGATGAAGTGGAGTGGATTGCTTCCAGAAAAAGAGAACTCATAGATGCCGGAAACGGTCCCGATGCCAGAGAACTTGAGGACCGCATAAGCATAAAAATGATGACTGTGGAGGCCCTTATCCTGCGTGCTCGCGAGTCGGCAAGCAAGATTTTTTACGATACTCAACTGGAAATCAAGCAGCTAACCCATCTCAGACAGGAAGCCTTTCAGCGTTTTTCCATGATCCGTTTCGGTCTTCTCGGGTTTACCCTTTTAATCGGCGGCCTGCTGTTTTTCCGCATATTCCATCAGTTGCGGAATATTCTTAATGACCGGGAGCATAAGACCAGAAACCTTGAGGAAACAAAGCAGACAATTGAGACCATACTGGATTCCATTCCGGTAGGTGTTGTTATCGTGAATAGCGATAAAGAAGTCGTTCGTACCAACTCCGAGGCCCTGCGTCTTTTTGAAGCAAAGGGACCGGATGACGTCCTGCATAGGAAATGCAGCAATCTTTTCTGTCTTTCCGCGGAATCGGAGCTCTGTCCCTTTGAAGCGGACCTCAGTCCCAATCATGTGGCCGAGATAAAGGTTAAGACCTGCCGGGGACGGGAGATTACTGTTCTTAAAAATGCCACTCACATCAGTTTTGCCGGAGAGCGTTTGGTTCTTGAGGCTTTTATGGATATTTCTCCCCGGCTGGAGATGGAGAACAGGCTTCAAGAAGAGCAGATGTATGTCAACGCTGTCCTGCAGGGCGTGCAGGCAGGTGTGGTTGTCATCCATGCCGCCAGCCATACCATTGTAGATATGAATGAAGCTGCGGCAAGGCTTATAGGGGTTGAAAGGAGCGAGGCGATCGGGGCTGTCTGTCATAAGTATATATGCCCTGCCGAGCTTGGGCGTTGTCCGGTGACAGATTTAGGGCATACTGTTGATCATGCTGTGCGCCGTCTGGCCAACGGAAAATCCGTTCTTAAGAGTGTTGTGCCGCTTCAACGCGGCGGTGAACTTTATCTGCTTGAAAATTTCGTTGATATTACCGAACGCGTAGATGTTGAAGAACAGCTTAAAACCGCTCTTGCGGCAGCGGACAAGGCCAGCCGGGCCAAGTCCGAGTTTCTGTCGCGTATGAGTCATGAGTTGCGGACTCCGCTCAATGCCATTGTCGGGTTTTCCGAGTTGTTGCTCGACGATAAAGACAAATTTCTGAGCAGCCACCAGTACGCTCAAGTGGAGCATATCAAGGTTGCCGGGCTGCACCTCATGCAGATGATTACAAAGGTTCTGGATTTTTCCAAAATTGAATCCGGGAACATGATTGTAAGTATCGAACCGGTTTCCATCCATGGAATAGTTTCGGAATGCATGGTTCTGCTGGAACAGTTCGCTGTGCAGAGCGATGTTTCTGTTTCAATTGACAGCGGACTGGCCGGACTTCCGTCTGTAGAAGCCGACCGCACCTGTCTGAAGCAGGTTGTCTTAAACCTCATGTCCAACGCTGTTAAATACAATAAAGCAGGCGGAGATGTTCGTGTGTGCGGAAAGCTGTCCTCCGGTTTTGTCATGTTACAGGTGGAGGATACCGGAATAGGCATTCCTGAGAGTCGGTTGGATGAAATATTCGATCCCTTTACCCGGTTGATTGATGAAGCCTCTGCCATAGAGGGAACAGGGGTAGGGCTGGCCATAACAAAACAACTGGTTGAGTCCATGAACGGATCTATCCGGGTTGAGAGCCGGGAAGGTGCCGGGTCGGTCTTTTCTTTGTCTCTTCCCGTTTCGTCAGTTTCTGAGGAAGAGGGGCAATATGGTGTGGAGAAGGAACACGACGGGCTGACAATTGTTTACATTGATGATGATCAGGACTCTATTGCGGAAATGCGCAAGCTTACAACCGGCTTTGGATCATGCACTTTGGTTGTGCGCAGAAATATTGAAAGCGGACTCAAGGCTGTGCAGCTTATGAAGCCGGATATCTGTATTTTAACTGACCGATTTTATGGAGGATGGGGAGATGATTGGAAAGACGTTCTGTCCTCATTGCCCCTTGCGGTTCTCCGTTCCGACGGTGATACCGGGCCTGCTGACGGGGTACCGAGTTTGACTAAAAATTTTAATCCTGATAACCTTTTGGAAATAATAGATAATTTTTGGGGAAGCAAACATGGTTGA
- a CDS encoding HD domain-containing phosphohydrolase: protein MVDQKELSKSNILIVDDNPTNIVLLENVLEREGYTNYTSTVDPREVPALYDAEDFDLLLLDIRMPHINGIELMRMLHDRIQDDYIPILVLTAQTDQKTRQEALQAGAKDFLTKPFNFWEIILRIRNMLETRYYYKRQILRAETLEAEVRTRTRELYETQLEVVRRLGRAGEFRDNETGNHVIRMSKVSEIIARGMGLDEHTCELILNASPMHDVGKIAIPDSVLLKSGPLDPEEWEQMKTHVAVGAEILGDHPSEIIWTASQVALYHHEKWDGSGYPEGLRGENIPLVARIAAVSDVFDALTSERPYKKPWTMDAAVEYISSESGKHFDPQVVDAFIANLSKIVEVREAFPDS from the coding sequence ATGGTTGACCAAAAGGAACTCAGCAAATCCAATATTCTGATTGTTGATGATAATCCTACCAATATAGTCCTGCTTGAAAATGTGCTGGAGCGTGAAGGGTACACCAATTATACCTCCACAGTTGATCCGCGCGAAGTGCCTGCCTTATATGATGCCGAAGATTTTGACCTGCTTCTTCTGGATATCCGCATGCCTCATATTAACGGTATTGAATTGATGAGAATGCTGCACGACCGGATACAGGATGATTACATCCCCATTCTGGTTCTTACCGCGCAGACGGATCAGAAAACGAGGCAGGAAGCTCTGCAGGCCGGAGCAAAGGATTTTCTGACCAAGCCGTTTAATTTCTGGGAAATTATTCTTCGTATCCGCAATATGCTGGAAACCAGATATTATTATAAACGGCAGATTTTAAGGGCGGAAACCCTGGAAGCCGAGGTTAGGACCAGAACCAGAGAATTGTATGAAACTCAGCTTGAGGTGGTGCGCAGGCTTGGCAGGGCAGGGGAATTCCGGGACAATGAAACCGGTAACCATGTAATACGCATGAGCAAGGTTTCCGAGATTATCGCTCGGGGCATGGGGCTTGATGAGCATACCTGTGAACTGATCCTCAATGCCAGCCCGATGCACGATGTGGGCAAGATCGCCATTCCGGACTCTGTGCTGCTCAAGAGCGGTCCTCTGGACCCTGAAGAATGGGAACAGATGAAAACGCATGTTGCTGTAGGGGCGGAGATTCTGGGTGATCATCCTTCCGAGATAATCTGGACCGCTTCGCAGGTTGCCCTGTATCATCATGAAAAATGGGATGGGTCAGGGTATCCTGAAGGCCTAAGGGGCGAGAATATTCCCCTTGTCGCACGGATAGCTGCCGTGAGCGATGTCTTTGATGCCTTGACCTCCGAGCGGCCTTACAAGAAACCATGGACCATGGATGCTGCAGTTGAGTATATAAGCTCCGAATCCGGAAAACATTTTGATCCGCAAGTAGTCGATGCATTCATCGCAAACCTTTCTAAAATAGTAGAGGTCAGAGAAGCTTTTCCTGATTCCTGA
- a CDS encoding DUF4301 family protein: MTTENELIKLEKSFNDILDNGISARAMAEQIRRFETGFPSTRLERACTPGDGIYRIESDERDFLLDIYEDAAEEGRFSKFVPASGAATRMFKHLLAMLNSGNSQADLDEKDAAMCRDFMDSLPVFPFYEKLKDSMADAGFDIDECCATGDYVPVLESLLTEKGLGYGSMPKGLIPFHRYGSECRTPFEEHIAEAVEHIRCGKGRIKVHFTVSPAYSDAIKEHIEQAREKFFGHKLDISYSVQSGKTDTVAVDMENNVFRTADSKILFRPAGHGALLGNLYDMCGDIVYLKNIDNIVPDSVKGDTVEYKKLLGGLLVQLQSEVFECIKILEKPDCDELDIATVAIFAVTRLNMRLPDDYALLSIEEKIDIFYSRLARPVRVCGMVRNEGEPGGGPFWVKGVDGVAAPQIVEKSQVDLDDPLQAEVLGSATHFNPVDLVCGVRNHKGERFNLHDFVDPETGFISVKSKDGRKLKAMELPGLWNGSMADWITFFVEVPLSTFSPVKTVNDLLKDEHRQ; the protein is encoded by the coding sequence ATGACTACCGAAAATGAACTGATCAAACTGGAAAAAAGTTTTAATGATATTCTGGACAACGGTATTTCTGCCAGGGCCATGGCAGAACAGATACGAAGATTCGAGACCGGGTTTCCGTCCACCAGACTGGAACGGGCCTGCACTCCCGGGGACGGCATTTATCGCATAGAATCAGACGAGCGGGATTTCCTTCTCGACATATATGAAGATGCTGCCGAGGAAGGCCGTTTTTCAAAGTTTGTACCTGCGTCCGGTGCTGCCACGCGCATGTTCAAGCATCTGTTGGCCATGCTGAATTCAGGAAACAGCCAGGCTGATCTTGATGAAAAAGATGCGGCCATGTGTCGTGACTTCATGGATAGCCTGCCGGTGTTTCCTTTTTATGAAAAACTGAAGGATTCCATGGCTGATGCCGGGTTTGATATTGATGAGTGCTGCGCCACCGGAGACTACGTTCCGGTGCTTGAGTCTTTGCTGACTGAAAAGGGGCTTGGATACGGATCAATGCCCAAGGGGCTTATTCCGTTCCACCGTTACGGGAGCGAATGCCGCACTCCTTTCGAAGAGCATATTGCGGAGGCAGTTGAGCATATCCGGTGCGGCAAGGGACGAATCAAAGTTCATTTCACCGTCAGCCCGGCATATTCTGATGCAATAAAAGAGCACATTGAGCAGGCCAGAGAAAAGTTTTTCGGTCATAAACTGGACATTTCGTATTCGGTTCAGTCCGGCAAGACAGATACTGTGGCGGTCGATATGGAAAACAATGTGTTCCGTACAGCGGACAGCAAAATTCTGTTTCGTCCGGCAGGGCATGGCGCTCTTCTCGGCAATCTGTATGATATGTGCGGCGACATCGTTTACCTGAAAAACATTGATAATATCGTACCGGACAGCGTGAAGGGTGATACCGTTGAATACAAAAAACTGCTTGGCGGATTGCTGGTGCAACTGCAGTCGGAAGTGTTTGAATGCATCAAGATACTTGAAAAGCCTGATTGTGACGAATTGGATATCGCCACGGTAGCGATATTCGCGGTGACCAGGCTTAACATGCGCCTTCCCGACGATTATGCACTGCTTTCAATTGAAGAGAAAATTGACATTTTTTATTCCAGGCTTGCCCGTCCTGTGCGGGTGTGCGGAATGGTTCGTAATGAAGGGGAGCCGGGCGGCGGTCCCTTCTGGGTAAAGGGCGTTGACGGAGTAGCGGCTCCGCAGATTGTTGAAAAAAGCCAGGTTGATCTTGATGATCCCCTGCAGGCCGAAGTACTTGGATCAGCGACACATTTCAATCCGGTGGACCTTGTCTGCGGCGTACGCAATCATAAAGGGGAAAGGTTCAACCTGCATGATTTCGTTGACCCCGAAACCGGTTTTATTTCTGTGAAATCAAAAGACGGGCGGAAATTGAAAGCAATGGAACTGCCCGGACTCTGGAACGGATCAATGGCCGACTGGATTACCTTTTTTGTGGAAGTTCCGTTAAGCACATTTTCGCCGGTTAAAACCGTCAATGATCTGCTGAAGGACGAACACAGGCAATAG